caatGATGAACTAGATTTGCATCTTATCATCGAACCCAATTTTGAAAGCCATGATATTGTGTGTGTTAAGCAAAGGGTTCTCTGGACAACCATATAGGAAGGATTTCCGGTGTGATCCGCCTTAGAAAGGCGGCAGTCGTCCAAATTTTGGTAATAATcttattttgtaattgttaTTGGAGATCCACAAGCAGTTAGTTACACAGCATCGTTCTCTGCTACCTTCTTGTTGAAATAGATTTGATTTCAATTGAAACTAGGTAAAGAAAGCTTGTGCAAAGCAGCCAAGCATTACTTAGCAGAAGCTTCAATCTGACAGTCCAATTTGAAGCAAACTCGATCAAATCACTATCTTAGTCGCCAGTAGTGCTACCAGTGTTGAACCAGGAAACGATTGAGATTTTAAGAGTCTACGTACGAATCGAGAGTTGAACATATCATGTAGGAGGAAATTTTGtccaaaaaagagaaatttgtatataagaacttgaaagaagcAATAATTCCTCTTCCTGCACAACAATTATCAAATGCGCAAAAGTAAAACCGCACATTAACACTTCAGAAACTGTTAATGTTAAATTACTAACCCCAATTCCGAGGCCTTTAGAGATGACCTGGGCCAATTGACGTTCGCCTCTGCTGCTTGTCTGCTCATCAATGGAAGTGGTCGTGCTCGGACGAAAGCAGAGAAAAGGCCGCGTTTATTTCCATTTCAAAAAGCATCTAAGGGGAGGAGAAGACGACCTGAACACACATATCTGTTCCCTGCCCCATGTGCGCTGCAGCAATATACGTAACCTGGAAAAGCGCTTTTATTAGTTGTTGGCTGTGaaaatgaagattgaagaataCATAAACCATTACTCGGCATCGCGGCTTTGTCCAACGTTTTTGAAGTTTAACGAAAAAATCTAAGCCCACATAAACCGTTGGGATGGTGGTTTTATCCGACGAGCTGGAGGTTTAACCGGATTAGTGTAAGATAAATAAAAATGTCGACAGCAGGGTTCGAACCTGCGCGGGCGAAGCCCAACAGATTTCAAGTCTGTCTCCTTAACCACTCGGACATATCGACCAGACAGATGAGTGATTACGTAAAGAGTTCTAATCATCATTTTATCCGATGAGCTGGAGGTTTTGACCAGGCTCTAGATGTCAAAACCTTGCCCAAACCATTAAGACGGAATCGAATCGATGTTTATCGAATTGGTTTTGGACTTGGGTATGACGGATTCGGTTGAAAATCGGACTGCATCAAATCGACCGGTATCCAAAttgaatgaaaccgataaaaaaatcattgagtataaggttataAATAGGTGAATTGACTTTCCATTAATTTCAATATCAATGAGTAAATTTTTTATTGTAAGGGGAATTATTAGAAATCAATGaatatgaggttatgaataaggaaattgatttttaataatattttttccattgatctccttgttcaatatacaaaattagttggattgtcaaataaatgatttgatagtagggttcattttgtgacttcaatattagttatcttcacAGTGactattcattgatttcaattttaattatgttttccttacaattaatgataaataattatatgatttataATAATGATTTTGTTACAAActttatttatccattgatttaaaaattaattatcttCCATTCTTCCCCTTACAACTTGGGTGCTTGGTTACAAACAAAATTTGTAACCGGTCTTTTTTACCCAAACTACAATGATGTGTCAGTCATTTAAAAGTTTCTAAATGTGTAAATTCACAACTCGTACAATAGTGAAGAGCCTAACATCTCCTACTCAGACGATTCTTCCGCTTACGGTCAAGCTCAATATGACCGTTAGTGTGGTTGCAGGGGTTTACAGATCATTGACAGCCATcgcatctctcttcttctcaccCTAGACAAGGAGAAATGACAAATGCTCTCCACTAACCAAACCTTCACCTCTTCAATcatcttctcccccccccccccaactaacCCAGACTACCCTGCTCTACTCAAGTCATGAtgttgtgctgctattttagttgggattagctttatttgactttgagttgaggtgtacAGTGACTACCCAACGGTGTGATGGTTTGTgctgctattttagttgggattAGCTTTATTTGACTTTGAATTGAGGTGTACAGTGACTACCCAACGGTACACTGTTTAgagaccgtttagagttaaacggcTCATTAGCCCGTTTAGCCTGAATAAGGCTACCctgattaaagaccgaacacaactgaccgaaatgaaaccgtaccCCGCCCAAGGCAAGCCCGAATACCTAAACGGTTGGACACAATGCAGCCagtaaaattggtgaggcccgaccggttgacacccctactagaCTAGACTactggaaaataaataaaaacgtCGACAGCAGGGTTCGAACCTGCGCGGGCGAAGCCCAACAGATTTCAAGTCTGTCTCCTTAACCACTCGGACATATCGACGAGATTAATaataaatctttattttttattttttcgtttCTTAATTTAGACAAAGTAATTCTTCTCCGTTATTATAGCTCAATGGTTTTAAGGAATCGGAATCGGAATCGTAATCGTAATCAGGTTGGATGAATTGCTGGTTATTCACGTTTGATAGATCtccaattatttttttatttttttttgtgtcagATTCTTTATTTTAGTCAATAAAATAGCAGAAAACCAGTTAACTCGAGTCTTATAGCAAGATAGATCCCTTAGATTTAAAAGATTTATGatacatataaaaaaaagacaCGTGGTAGGGGAGATCAAACCCGAATACCCGATCAGATCAAACCCCTCTGCTGTGTTTCACTGACTTTCCATAACCGGAAAATTTCTATTGGTATTGAACTTTCCACAAGGAAGCCTTTTCCTTACAGGACTCTCTGCGAGAATATCTTTTATCGTTCCGGACTCCTATTGGTCTTTGATTTTATAATAGGGTTTCCTATTTTCAGAATTGATCTCTCTTCGACTCTTCTCCATACCTAGATCTCTCGATCGCCGACTCAGAGCAATCGGTGTTCCTTTTCAGAATTGATCATATATCTCGATTTTTCTATCCATCTTAATTTATCCTCTCACTTCCCATCTCGATGATCTCTGGAATCTGCAACAGCAACAAAAACAACATCATGCGTAGCAACAGCAGTAGTGGTGAAAAAGACGTACATGATGTGGAACGTTGCAGTAGTGATGATATTCTAATGGAGATTCTAATTCTCTTGCCACTCAAATCAATCTACAGATCTAAATGTGTATCAAAGAGGTGGCACCATCTTATCTCACACCCTTCTTTCCGTAACAGAAAAAGAATCAGCagcagaaccagaaccagaagcAGCAATATTGGCTGTGACCGTCTCTTGGGCTTCTTCCAAACCCCTACAATAAGGCCCTTTTCTGTATTTACATTGGATCCCAGTCCGATTTGGAAATTTTTCGCAACCACACCACAAGTGACATGTTCTACAACTAGTCTTGATGAcaaatttgaagaagaagaatggcagATGATATCATCAAGAGTTTGGAATCAATATTATTTACCGAAAGAATTCCCGATGGGTTTTTTGACTACTTAAACTGTTCTTCCAATGGTCTTTTTCTCTGTTGTCGCAGCAACGAACAACAAGAAGACGACCACCAACAGGTTAAGACGAACTATTACATCTTTAACCCTCTCTGCAGAGACTATTACAAACTTCCTCCTTCTCCCAAGCAGCAGCAATCGCTACTGCAACCATGCATGGGTCTTGTCGTCGATGCTATCGCTACCGAGAAGGACTATTATTATGATAGATACAAAGTGGTGCGTGCGGTAGCCGCATTACCTCCTTTTATTGATAATGAGACTTTCTCCTCCGAGACGGGAGTATGGGAGTTAACCATTGTGGCTGTCAGTCTTGACACATATAACCAGTTCTTACAGTTAAACCTTCCAGCGATGCATTACAAGACCAGTGTGATAAGAGGAGCCATTCACTGGATATCCAGCAGCTGCATAGGTGGTGGCATCATGGTGTATGATCCGGCGCAACATATAGTAGAGATGATTAAAGCTCCTCCCTACATCCACTCTACGGATTTGACTACTTTCTGGACGTCATAGGAAAGTCTAGTGATGGCCTACTCCAAATGGCAGCGATGTATATTCCTCTTTTTAAGGAGCAGTTGCATGTGCTGCTGCCGCGGATTCAGTTATGGGTTTACCATCCAAACAGTAGCGAATGGTTGATGAGACgtttcctgcaactccatctTCCACCACTATTACGGCCGCCATCATGTGGAAGATTCAGAAATCCTTATTTGAGTGTAGTGGCCTTCCATTCTCATAATCCAGACGTTTTGTTTATCAATTTCAATGGTTACATCTTCCTCTATCACTTCAACACTACTGATCTAATATTAATGGAACCAGTATTTCGGTACTGTGCCGGCTACACCATTGGCCTACAACCATACTCCTTCCACTTTGGCCcatctctcctctccctctcccactACTACTAGAATTCTAGAAAGATAtatgtagaagaagaaggaagacgaACCCCACATTCTAGAGATGGTCCCCACACCCATGGttcccacaccccatggatggtgggagatcgACTCATCCGATTAGAtcgatcttcttcttttcttttcttttcttttttttaatctcgtACCACATAAAGGTTTTTCATGTATTTCGAGGGATCTAAATATTATTGCGGATACCTTGGCAAGGAACGCACTGCCTCTGGTGTGTGAGACAGAGTGGCTATTTTCCATTCCATGACTTCATGATTTATGTATGAACGAGGTCATTGATTGTACACACTCTAGAAATCAGTAAAATtcctctttaccaaaaaaaaaataaatctgaaAGCACCACATAAAggttttgttcttcttcttttttattttgcccATTCCTTTCTGAATGTGTTTATATAAGCAATTTGACTCATCTACTTTCGCCTGCCCCTATTGCTGGATGCGCCCCACTCACAAGTAAGGCGGAatgtaccaccttaccccttgcCTGTAATTATTTCAAAAAATGACAGGGGAAAATAAATAGGGATAATAAATTCTGAAATCTAGCTATGAGCATACGAGAATGGCTCACAACCATCAAAATGGAATCCaacttgtgggacccacatggggtggattccatcttgaCGGCTGTGATTCTGAGTGTGCTGTAGTTCAACAATTAAATAGCACTAAGCTAATTTTATCCCAACTACGGAAAGGTTATCACTACAAAGGTAGGAgaattaaattttacttttttttgtggtacgaaattaaattttacttatacattaaaagaaaatggtggacattgaattttgtcacttttGAAATCTCTATCGGTAGACGTGTtaaatttttatctcctacaattctgacacccaCCAATTCCCCTATAATCCTTCacatgggagctgaaatgaccacttacccactgtttggacacacttcccaaggcaataggtaagtggtcatttcattcCCATGAgagggattgtagggaattggagggtatCCGAATTTTAAGTGATAATGATCCGTGGCATGTTagagaaaatattatttttccCCTGATGCCATTTTTATACCGAAACTTTCAAAATTGACCAAAACTCCTAAGGTAAGTATGTTTCATCATATTTAACCTAAATCCAAAGTTTGGGGTGAAGATGACACCAGTtttcaaaaaaaccaaaaaaaaactgttttgctAGTTGAAATGAATGCCTTTTGTATAAATTAAGTGTCCCAAATCTTTTGGCAATGGTCCCAATTCTGTATTTCAGTGTGTTATCATTTTAAAACATTTCCAAAAAAGTGGTGTAAaaatggtttgatttgattACTCTTTTACCAAATTTACCCTTGGATTAGACCTCGAATTCCGTGCCCATTTTGACCAATTTTTTATCAAATCATCACTCACTTCTTATATTATGAGATAGTTCATCTCAATACCTTCTTAACAAtactgtttttttgttttttcataaaGCCTTCTTAACAATACTCGGATCGCAAAAATTAGACCTACGAATCAAAAGTTACGGGCCTACGGCTGTGAAAACGCAAAAAGATCTTGTCAATCAGGGCAGCGTGCAGCACTTGTGTAACACTTGGGATTGAGCACGCattttgaccgccttacccttgctcagGCAAGACGTTGGGCAGCATCCTAATGCCTttaataagagggggtggatcctacctgggcagggggtaaggtgatctttttcacctcctatgagaggaactctAGACGAACAATACCGGGTAGAGAAcgtgagaggataaagatcctggATGAGGTACCACAGACAattgtatttttatctgcttcatttcttgcctgctccatttccccaagttcctctaatagagggggatggaccccacccggaCAGTGTGAACGGgcagggatagggtggtcatttctgcccccctcTATTAGAAGAACTTGGAGAAATGGACCTACCCAGGAAATGAAGCAAATAAAGGTCCCAATCCCGTGATGTGGCCGACCGATACATTCTTGTAGAGTGGATGTGTAGTGTTTCTATTCCTATAAAGTTTAGTGATGCTGCAATTGGAGAAGCCTTAGCTATTTGTTCCTCTATGTTGGAAGCAATTTAGGAAGGGTTTGAGGGTGTGCTTATTGAGTCGGACAACAAGAGTGTGATTTCCTATTTGCAAAAAGGAATCACAACGTCCCCTCTTCATTTGAGATCTATCCCAGATGAGGATGTTTATCTTACTTCTTATTTTGAAGTTTGTAACTTCACTTTCATTCAAAGAGAGTACAACAGTATGACTGACTCCGTGGCAAGGAAGGTCTTATCGGTAATGTGTACGATACGATAGTATGGCCTAGTTCTGATCCATGGCTTCTTGAGTTATGTAATTAACAGCTATGAGCTTTCACGTATCTTCAATAATGATTTCCTTTcaccaaacaaaaaatcttTAGGGTTCTAGAGACATGTCACCTAGTCCATCCAGATCCATGCCTGGGGGGTTTCAAGAAGTACTAAGCCCCCAAATATGGTAAGTCTAATAGGTGTGAATCATAAATGGAAGTAGATACATGGGGAGGTGCGACTCTTGGCTTGGCAgtaaggtctctctctctctctctagctgTTGACAATGGAGTTCAGTAATCAAATCCAGCCTCATGTGTTGGGGAGGAGGGTCAAGAGATTCAAACCAGGTACACAGTGCCATGGCCAAGTGAGATTTTCTGAGACCCTGTAGGGATTGTACGTACACCATATTTTTGTACGTGGGAGTATCTCATGTTTTTGTAATAAGAATTCAACTAATGCAAAACAGGAAATCAAGAAAAAACCCTCTCAAAGATTTGTCAGCAAAACAAGATGCTTCTCAAATAAAAACACTTCACCTTGAAAGGAGAATACAACACTTCAAAATAAGGATTGTTACAACAATTTGTTTGATCTAAGCTTCtgctttttttcttccttttggtaATAAAACTAGAGTGAAAGGAAATGTACATAAAGGGCTACAGTGAATAGACCTCAATCATCTTTATTGGATGTGGCTAATATACATTgatcaattcttttttttcccctgaaAAACATGTGTAATCTGTCAAACCTGTATGAAATAAACATCTATAATACACCCCCAATTTTTTTAGGGAACCAAATGGAATCTCCCTGATGCTCTCAACTTCATTATCAGATGGATAGGATACATTGTCTGGTAAATCCAGAAGCTTCCATGATTCATCCAAGTGCATGGTGTCTACCCCATGCCTTTCAGAGTAGTAACCCTCAGTATTCAGTTTAGTCTTTGTGAACTTTCACCTGTCCATTTGAATACCAAGGCACTGAATCTAATGGGAGTTGATACACAATAGTTCTGCTATTAGCTTGGATGCCAGGTGATGAATGGCCACCCATCACAGATTGAGCATGGCATGCACACGAGAGACACTCCAAACAaccagtttttttcttttttttggtcccctttcAAACCTGGAAGAATCCCAAACACAGCAACAGTAGTCAATAAGTGATAAACATTTCCAAAAATGTCAATTTTAAGTCAAATGCCTTGGCTGATTTGAATCAGATTAAGGAAGAACAGAACATTCAACATACTTGTGTACAAAGGCCAAACTATGGATGTGATGGCACATTCATAAgtttcccaaaataaaaatcacaaaGCAGTCACAGGCAATATTTTTCTTTAATGGGTTTGGATGGGAGGTTAAGCTGAAAAGAGTTCACCATTATTCCAAATCAGGGAACCCCACCCTCAATAGTTAAATTTCTGGTGACATTTTAATACTAGACTGCTGTAATGCACCAGAAAAAAGGTCAAAATTTTTAAACAGATCTCTGATTTGGTAACCAAATATGGCACAATATGCCAGTGGCAACTCATCAACTTGTTTCGGCGACATAATCAAAGTTGGTTTAAGATGCTAGGAACACAAGTTTTGGTTAAATAGTGGTAAGACTTCCTAGAATCACTTTTAAGTATCCATGTGACGGAATGTTTCTTGGAATGAGGGTAGACAAAAGGAATACTCAATGCCACCACCACATGTCTAACAGAGAAAGCAACAAGGAAAACTCTAGGTGACATAATTAATAAAGTCAGGGTGCGCAGAGGAGTAGGGATCCTCCTCACCTGTGTTTCACACAGGAGAAATACAATTGTTAGAGTTGAATCATGTCCAAGAGAAGACAACTCGGGCCAAAAATTAAAGAGACAGGGCAACCCCAGGTAAGATCAGCACAACTAGGATTTATTAGGGAATTTCCCGGGTGATATTCAATTCCACTTCAAAGCATGAAAACTGCGAAGCCCAGGTATAGGAAAAGGTTTCATTCTTTTCTGACAATAGTTGGGATGAGGCTTTGCTAATGGGAGAAAAGGATTTGGCTGAATTGAATCTATAGACTAAATGTAATCTCAGTATTTTCCACCTGCGAATTTTGTTCTTTGAAGCGTTGAACTTACACTGAAGGAGATGGGACATGACAAGTGGAGAACTTACCCTTTGGGACAACCGAATACCCATTTAAGCGTCTCACTGTGTCCTGGAGAATAGCTGTTTGTGCCTGTCTCTCCACCAAGTCTGTTTTAAGTGCCTGCTATTGGATGTGGGACTGAGTCGACTTGAAAAAGCGTGCAACTTCCCGGTACAGTTGTTCTCCCTCAAATGGTTTTGACACATAGCCATCCATACCACACCTCTTGCACTCCACACGCGTAGCCTGAATGACATCTGCCGTCATCGCAAAAATAGGTACATGCCAGTTCATAATGTTTCCATTGGCTTCCGCAGATACTTCTCCATGCCGAATATGACTGTTGATATCATGTTCCATTTCCCGAATCCTTCTTGTAGCTTCAAACCTGGAAGCATTTAGGATATTTACATGTAATTACATATCTGAATTGAGAAGGGGGGTGTGGGTTAGGCACTttgaaaatagaagataaagtTGGGGCTATGTCCTAGtctcataagtcataacaaAGCATTCAATTTATTAGGAAGAGTATGGCCAgtaaaaaaagaggggggaaagtagaagaagaagtagggaATAATACGGGAACTAATTAAGACCATGTGAGCATACCATCAGAACGTATCTTCAGTTACTCTTCAGTTACTATCATGATCAAAGGAAACATAAAATCTAAGCTAGGACATTATGTGACACAGAAAGCTGTCCTTAAACTATGCCGCCAACCATTCCATTTGACTAGTATGCTCCATTAATTCAATGGTTAGACAATGTTCAGTTTGGAGTCATACTTTTATAGGAGAAACATAGCCCCAAAATTCTAACAGGATCATCTAATATCCAAACTCCAAATAGGGCCAAGACATATGAATGGAGAAGGGTTTTACTCATTATAAAGTAATCTATATTGCAGAAGTTGATGGTTTCAAGAATAAGCCTATCAAAAGAAAGTCCCACTAACTAGCTTCAATCATTAACTAGTCCACATGACACTATAGGATGATACATATTATTCACACAAGGAGCGGCATCACAAATTTCCTCATTCTCAGAAAGTTGATTGAAGTAGCAAATATTTGACTTTCTTCCATGCATCTTGGAGTTTATTAGTTTCATATTATCCCTAGTCAGAATAAAGCAATGCCTTAAGGTGTAATCCTCGGGAGCTCTAGAACAAAGGTGTGAAACATACCCATCCATTTCTGGCATCTGAATATCCATGAAGCAGGCATCAAAGGTGTGAGGCGGTCTAAGCATTTCAATTGCCTTATTGCCACTAGCTGCACACTCCACATCTGCTCCATACTTCTTCAAAGCACCAGCAGCAACCCTGAGGTTGACATTATTATCATCTACAACAAGTATACGCTTGCCCTTAAGAagattgcagagagagagaacggGAAGCCCTCTGTCATGGCAGTTGACCGTGTTTCCAACACCCATTGCTCTTTGCAGAGATGCTGCCAGCATACTAGCCCGCAGGGGCTTTGAGATAATAATTGGGGTATACTGAACAGATTTTGCAGACCTGGTTTTGGTAGAACTGATGGAATTAGCCAGAAGAAACAGTTTCGGGAGATCCACTTGGTCAATCTTCCTCAACTTGTGAACAAAGAGATTTGAGAAACCCATATCCGAATCCCAAACTTCTTTCTCAACAAGAACCATGTTGATAACCGCAGTCCCAGAGGCTGTGCTAGCAAAATCTTCATTCAGATCAGAAGTTATTTCAACTTGAATCCCAAGCCGTTGGAGGTGATATCTTGTCACTTTTGCCCTCACGGGTCTGGGGTCCACAACTACTGCTGTCATCCCATGAAATTCTGAGGACAAAGACTTGGACTGATTATTCTGCTGGTTTTTGTACTCTGTTGAATTGGAGCGGACATTGGTGAAGACAGCCGTAAAGGAAAAGGTGGACCCAATCTGGGGTTCACTAACGAATCCAATCTCCCCATTCATCATACCAACCAAACACTTGCTTATACTCAGTCCAATACCTGTTCCCCCATGGATACGAGCAATGGATGGTCCAACCTGCATGAAAGGGGTGAAAACACGAGATTGGGCTTCAAGAGGGATACCGACACCTGTATCTTCAACTGATACAATTAAATTGATGAGCCCTGAGGAGGTTGACAAGAAAGTCTGTGGACACATATGTCCCTCTTGACTGAATTTGTCAAAGTTTTCCCAACTGCGGCATCTGTCTGGCACAGGCAACCCACTTAAGGTGTTCTTTGATGAAAAATCTGTCTCAACTTCAATAGAGTTTATCACCTCCTCAACCAGATGGACAGTCACAAAGATGTGTCCTTTCTCAGTGAACTGCATAACAGAGAAACAATGAGGCTCATTCCACTTGTTATTGTATTGTGAGAACTAGCATCCTCCAGGAGAAACAATAGTTAAAAATAGTAAGCAATTATAGTTAAATGAAATTCTTTCTACCAGGACAAATCATTATATTCTATTGACAAATACAAAATTCCGATAATGGCATCAAAATCTCTGTTCATAAAGCAAgagtgaaaaataaaacaaaaatgcaCTTCCTCTGAATCCaacatttaaaaattaaaatcagatTCCAGTCCATTCCCATTAAAGTTTCACtttaaattgaaaacaaaacGATTTTGCTTACTAAATCCTGATTACCAATCATGTTTTTCACCATCCCAACAGAGAAGGCACTTAAAACCCAACAGACTTTCACTTAAAATTACATTTCACACTTACTTTAATTGAATTCCCCATGAGATTCGTGATGATCTGCCTAAATCTCCCTGGATCTCCAATAAGAATTTCAGGAACCCGATCAGAGATATACACTGCCAACTACTCCCAGTAAAGTTGAAGAGGAAATTCCACAAGTTGACAAATCAGAGAGAATAATTAGATCattagacttcacaaaagggaaACTACGAAAAGCTGGAATTTTTTGGTTACCTCTATCCCCTTGTCTTGAGACTTCCCAGAGAAAAGTGACAAGACATCATCCAAAATAGCCCGCAAATCAAACCGGACAGCCTCTAGTTCAAGCTTACCAGATTCAATCTTAGCCTGGTCTAAAACCTCGTTTATCAGTGAGACCAGAGCTTTGCCACTGGCCTGAGCAGTGCTCACATAATCTTGCTGTGTTATATCTAGATCTGTGTCCATGAGCATTTGCAACATCCCTGGAAGATGAAAATGCTTAAAGTTCCATGCAAAAGAGTAGAGAACTAAAACAAGCttagaaagaaatcaaaaggaTAAAATAGCAATTTACAAGATCATCTATCCTCACCTAGGACACCATTCATTGGGGTTCTGATCTCATGGGAAACAGTGGCAAGAAACTACAGAGGATAAAACACCTTGTTTAGATCATGATAAACGAGATGATGGATAGGAGAAGATTGATTAAGGAAACAAAATTATCAATCACCTGAGATTTTGCAACATCTGCTGCCTCAGCCCGTTTTTTTAGCTCCATCATCTTATGGAAATCATCCTCGACTTTGGCAATACGATTAATTGTTGCATGAAATATATGTCCCAAAAGCAATGCAATCACAAGGACACCAATTGATGTTGTTattgccaaccaaggccatggTAGCTTCTGCTTGAATCTGTTGCAACAATGAGCAGCATTTGACCATCCATTTCAACCACTTTTCACCTAAAACGACAAAATATTCTGTGACAAAGAGAGATCCAATAAATTACCTGCAATGCATCTCATGCTTCCTGATTGGATCACCAAAATTAAGGGTACTTATATGATACATCGTATCATCACCTTCTTCATCCGGACCGTACATGCTAATTGATTGCGAGAGATTAGTGGTGTCATACACATTGACGATAATGGATTGCTTGCTTGCAAGCTGGTGTAGCAACTTCTCCACAAGAGATTCTACATCAAAGACTCCACCTAGGTACCTGCTCACCAGTAGTTGCACCATTTAAGTATTCTATCCTTTGTCTGTTATGTCATATCAGTCTGTGTCTGGTTTATATATTCTCTGCTTGTCTTGTTACATCATATCAATTAGTCTGATTTAGAGTGTGTGACTGTGCCTCTGTgtctgtttctgtttctctgtgtgtgtgtgcatatATCTGTGTGTGCAGATCAGTGTAGAACTCAATATTACCAATGAAATTGCCGTCGGTTTCACCATTCCAGTCTGGCCAATCAATAGACAAACTCTTTGAATATAGCACAGTCCCAAAACCAGGAGCATTGTGTGGCTCTCAATCACCCAACATGAGCTTTTTGTCAATAACCACTTATCCATCTAACTAACAACCATTCAAAAGTAAGGGACACACGTGGATGAAGTGTAACTGTTCAGTATGAGGGTGCGCTTTCCATAACTACAAACTGGTTACACATTCCCGACAAGGAAAATcttatcccccccccccggccccgGGCGCAGGTGGCAGGGTTGCATTAGGTTGGTCACTGGTTAACCATGTCTGTTGGAAAAGAGTGTagtatgacctcaaatcaaGAATCATAGGGTAATCTTATT
The nucleotide sequence above comes from Telopea speciosissima isolate NSW1024214 ecotype Mountain lineage chromosome 3, Tspe_v1, whole genome shotgun sequence. Encoded proteins:
- the LOC122654287 gene encoding histidine kinase 3-like isoform X2, which translates into the protein MERIHLLLIRYTERTVFERPLTSGVAYAVRVLHSEREQFEKQQGWTIKRMDTMEQTQVQEDDYAPETQDPSPAQEEYAPVIFAQETISHVISIDMLSGKEDRENVLRARASGKGVLTAPFRLLKSNRLGVILTFAVYKSELPSNATPMERIQATDGYLGGVFDVESLVEKLLHQLASKQSIIVNVYDTTNLSQSISMYGPDEEGDDTMYHISTLNFGDPIRKHEMHCRFKQKLPWPWLAITTSIGVLVIALLLGHIFHATINRIAKVEDDFHKMMELKKRAEAADVAKSQFLATVSHEIRTPMNGVLGMLQMLMDTDLDITQQDYVSTAQASGKALVSLINEVLDQAKIESGKLELEAVRFDLRAILDDVLSLFSGKSQDKGIELAVYISDRVPEILIGDPGRFRQIITNLMGNSIKFTEKGHIFVTVHLVEEVINSIEVETDFSSKNTLSGLPVPDRCRSWENFDKFSQEGHMCPQTFLSTSSGLINLIVSVEDTGVGIPLEAQSRVFTPFMQVGPSIARIHGGTGIGLSISKCLVGMMNGEIGFVSEPQIGSTFSFTAVFTNVRSNSTEYKNQQNNQSKSLSSEFHGMTAVVVDPRPVRAKVTRYHLQRLGIQVEITSDLNEDFASTASGTAVINMVLVEKEVWDSDMGFSNLFVHKLRKIDQVDLPKLFLLANSISSTKTRSAKSVQYTPIIISKPLRASMLAASLQRAMGVGNTVNCHDRGLPVLSLCNLLKGKRILVVDDNNVNLRVAAGALKKYGADVECAASGNKAIEMLRPPHTFDACFMDIQMPEMDGFEATRRIREMEHDINSHIRHGEVSAEANGNIMNWHVPIFAMTADVIQATRVECKRCGMDGYVSKPFEGEQLYREVARFFKSTQSHIQ
- the LOC122654287 gene encoding histidine kinase 3-like isoform X1 — protein: MVNLFWFLSWMSYLHVLGFDLKTAPLFLTLCCCILSEIPMNWFINGGFMEKRAGFLGYREKIWLKLWEIPANRSKLHHYYQYIWSKMFPRKWWKNLLIAWVIGWVVASSWLFWYMSSQTTERRKETLAGMCDERARMLQDQFNVSMNHVQALSILISTFHHGKNPSSIDQATFARYTERTVFERPLTSGVAYAVRVLHSEREQFEKQQGWTIKRMDTMEQTQVQEDDYAPETQDPSPAQEEYAPVIFAQETISHVISIDMLSGKEDRENVLRARASGKGVLTAPFRLLKSNRLGVILTFAVYKSELPSNATPMERIQATDGYLGGVFDVESLVEKLLHQLASKQSIIVNVYDTTNLSQSISMYGPDEEGDDTMYHISTLNFGDPIRKHEMHCRFKQKLPWPWLAITTSIGVLVIALLLGHIFHATINRIAKVEDDFHKMMELKKRAEAADVAKSQFLATVSHEIRTPMNGVLGMLQMLMDTDLDITQQDYVSTAQASGKALVSLINEVLDQAKIESGKLELEAVRFDLRAILDDVLSLFSGKSQDKGIELAVYISDRVPEILIGDPGRFRQIITNLMGNSIKFTEKGHIFVTVHLVEEVINSIEVETDFSSKNTLSGLPVPDRCRSWENFDKFSQEGHMCPQTFLSTSSGLINLIVSVEDTGVGIPLEAQSRVFTPFMQVGPSIARIHGGTGIGLSISKCLVGMMNGEIGFVSEPQIGSTFSFTAVFTNVRSNSTEYKNQQNNQSKSLSSEFHGMTAVVVDPRPVRAKVTRYHLQRLGIQVEITSDLNEDFASTASGTAVINMVLVEKEVWDSDMGFSNLFVHKLRKIDQVDLPKLFLLANSISSTKTRSAKSVQYTPIIISKPLRASMLAASLQRAMGVGNTVNCHDRGLPVLSLCNLLKGKRILVVDDNNVNLRVAAGALKKYGADVECAASGNKAIEMLRPPHTFDACFMDIQMPEMDGFEATRRIREMEHDINSHIRHGEVSAEANGNIMNWHVPIFAMTADVIQATRVECKRCGMDGYVSKPFEGEQLYREVARFFKSTQSHIQ